Within Portunus trituberculatus isolate SZX2019 chromosome 18, ASM1759143v1, whole genome shotgun sequence, the genomic segment gtgatctgttgacttcctgaagggttggtcgtctctgaaaggacgtggaaagatgtagggtggtatcatcagcgtaggaatggatagggcaagaagtttggttaagaaggtcattaatgaataatagaaagagagtgggtgataggacagaaccctgaggaacaccactgttaatagatttaggagaagaacagtggccgtctaccacagctgcaatagaacggtcggaaaggaaacttgagataaagttgcagagagaaggatagaaaccgtaggagggcagttttgaaatcaaagctttgtgccagactctatcaaaagcttttgatgtctaacgcgacagcaaaagtttcaccgaaatctctaaaagaggatgaccaagactcagtaaggaacgccagaagatcaccagtagagcgaccttgacggaagccatactggcgatcagatagaagattgtgaagtgacagatgtttaaaaatcttcctattgaggatagattaaaaaactaccctcaataggaaggaaaggtagaaatcgacaggcatagttgaaagagtttggccaggcaaggtgcaagtacggaagcacagtttttgagaacaataggagggaccccatcaggtccataaacaTTCTGAGtgtttaggccagagagggcatgaaaaacatcattacgaagaatttcaaTTGCAGACATGAAagagtcagagggaggaagagagggaggcacAAGCCCAGAAtcttccaaggtggagtttttagcaaaggtttgagagaaaagttcagctttagagacagaagagatggcagtggtgccatcaggatgaaataaaggagggaaagatgaagtaaagttattggagatgttttggccagatgccagaaatcacgaagggagtttgagtttgaaagattttgacattttctatttatgaaggagtgtttggcaagttgaagaacagacttggcatgattccgggcagaaatataaagtgcatgagattcaggagatggaaggctcaagtaccttttgtgggcaacctctttatcatgtatagcacgagaacaggctgtgtcaAACCAAGGtctagaaggtttaggttaagaaaatgaatgagaaatgtaTGCTTCCATGcactatcacctccgttatgcgttcagcacacagagatgggtctctgacaaggaaacagtaatcattccaaggaaaatcagcataatacctcctcaggtccccccatctAGTAGAggtaaaacgccagaggcacctccacttttggggatcctgagaagggattggagaaataggacaagatacagaaatgagattgtgatcagaggagcctaACGGAGAAGacagggtgacagcataagctgaagtattagaggtgaggaaaagataaagaatgttgggcgcatctccaagacggtcaggaataggctacgagtaggatgttgcaccagttgctctaggtccgtggttcttaacctttttactaCCACTCCCCCTCTAGGAACTGCTCTTTCCCTCCACGCCCCCCTTGCATCTATAGATAGATTTCACTCCCCCGATTTAAAaccaaaataagataaaaaaaaaaaaaaggcattttagTCCATTTACTAAGCATTAATTACATTAGTGAGACATTTGACACCCCTctaagctaccagatcttgaatacatggttagtgagatatttgacactgctctaagctaccagatcttgaatacatggttagtgagatatttgacactgcttcttagctaccagatcttgaatacgtGGTCGAATGCTTGAGAGTGCACAACGTAAGTCCCCTTCATCGTTCAGGCGGTTTCTGTACTTGGTTTTGATAGCAACGAGCTCTTGTCATGAAAATAAcccataaatggaaaaacttcTACTTTTCACCTGAGGCTCGTACCGCCCCCCGGAAATCACCAACGccccccaggttaagaaccattgctctaggtcatggaaggtagcaaaattgaaggctagttcaccacgatggtcagtgaagggagaagaaaggcaaAGCTGGCACGTGGTATCACGCGCGTTCATTATGTGTTCATATAAGTATCTATGTATGTGTataatatacacatacatacacacacatatatatatatatatatatatatatatatatatatatatatatatatatatatatatatatatatatctatatctatctatctatctatctatctatctatatatatatatatatatatatatatatatatatatatatatatatatatatatatatatatatatatatatatatatatatatatatatatatatatatatatatatatatatatatatatatatatatatatatatatatatatatatatatatatatatatatatatatatatatatatatatatatatatatatatatatatatatatatatatatatatatatatatatatatatatatatatatatatatatatatatatatatattatgtgtgtgtatgtatgtgtatattatacaaatacatagatacatatatGCACACATAATGAACGCGCGTGATACCACGTGCCTTTATTTACAAACATGCTGTGCACAAATAGACTGACTCGAATATTGTCCAATGGTGTATTCATTAATTCTAATAATAGCACATTAttttaagaaaaatatgtaattgATAATTAATATCTTAGAATTAAAACTACTTTAGACCAATTTACATTATGTTAAATTTGAATTTTCAACAATATCCCGTATTTGAGATTGGTCCTCCCGGCTCAAACGAACAGCAGCTGAGCACAGAGTAGCCAGGCGGTGTGCATTCTGAAGTGGTCGTCtgattgaatatttttttttcttttaaactagGTTTGAAATCTAGAATAAAGACCTGTGAGACACAATGAGGCCACTGAAGAACGAGGAAACCGTCTTGGTTTTTACTAAGCTGAAAAAATAGTAAGTGAAAGTGTTTATGTTAAAAGTGCTCATACTTGTAATCTTCACTCAGCTTGTCTGACAACCGCGTGTTGTGAGAAAATTCACATGCTGCCAGCACCCTCAgggcactagaggctgtgacacCACAGACTGCACGGCAATGCTAAATCTGGAAAAGGAACATAAACATGAACCTTGGCCACACCTGAGGGTCTACCGGCTTATTCTGCCAAGCCAGTAGAGGGAGGTTACTTTAGGAGGCAATTTCTTATTAAGCTTGCTTGCAGGGACGCAAGAACTTTCAGTTCTTATGactaagattaaaaaaagatttGGGCACTGTGCAATAATGGCACCACTTTCTTGGGTAGGTAGTATATTAAAAGTGCTTCATTGTTgaaattattttcattcattatcagAATTGGTATCTTTTGATTTTTCAAATATAATTTGTGGAATTCTGGTTTATTTATCATAGTTTGGAGATTTTTAGTTGTTTATGCACTGAAAGAGTTCTTGTACATTAATTTTTATTGCATGACTTTTTTCTCAGCATTGGAAGTAATGTCCGAGCCCTCTTAGAAAGGTCAGATGGGCTGTATTGCTTCCGCCTTCATAATGGCAGAATATATTATGTAAAGGAAGACATAATGAAGTTTGCTGCAACGTTACCTCGGGACAACATTGTCTCCCTAGGTGTGTGTTTTGGCAAgataacaaaaggaggaaagttcTTACTTCACATCACAGCCTTAGACTTTCTTCATCCTTATTGCCAGGTGAGACTTTTATATAACATTGAtgttcatttcattgttttacctTTTAAATTTATGTTAATGGTttatcaaatattttcttttccagaaCAAAATATGGATCAAGGAATCAGCAGAACAAAACTTCATGTATGGCAATCATGTTTACAAATCTGGCCTGTCACGAATTTCAGAAAATACTCCAAAGTATGCTGGAGTAGTTGTGCTTTCTTCAAAGGATATCCCATTGGTAAGATTGAGTTCCTTTACATTCAAGTTATGTTTTGGGTCTGCCATTCAAGTGATTAATTTTGCAGTGACAGAAGAACAGTTTGATATGAGATGGTACTGGGACACCTAAAATTGTTAGGCTATTTTCTGGCCTTGTTGCATTGAATGCTGGATGAAGTTAACTTCCTGACATAATGACCTGACCTTTAAGCTTTACATAGCATTTATGATAGTTTTTTAATACATTTCAAAATATTTCATAACCATCATGCTACATACACAACTTGACAGTGAATGGAGATTCAGTCTGAACATCTTTGATATTTTTAACTTCTTAAATTTGTTTTTACGCTTTAAAAGTTTTACTCCAGTACTTTTATCTTAATATGTCCACTTTCTCATTAaatagttttctctctttttaagtatGAAGTGatctaagaaataagaaaatttacATTTTCCTCAGGGATTTGGAGTGGCTGCGAAAGCAACGGCAGAATGTCGACATGCTGATCCCATGGATATAATTTGTTTCCACCAAGCGGACATTGGAGAATATGTCAGAAATGAAGAGGCTTTGATCTAGGCTGGCAGGGTTTTTATAATGATTTTTTATAGCAagatatttttcatttgttataGATCATATTGGAATGATTTTATAAGTTTTGTgacaaaaataaacaggaaaagagaaacaaaaagactcTAAATGGCCAAACTGAAAGAACCAGAGGGccactgaaaagaaaagaacatttaGTGTTAGTCTGTATTGTTGTATATCAACAGCCATAAAAGTGTGTGCTTCCATTACCCCTCAGGAAAAGTCTTTGTGGGGACGATTGTTTCTGATTCAAAAGTTTGATGGCATCAATTATGATGTCAACTGGTTTTTCATTTGACATTAGTACATTTAAATGCCCAGCAGGGCATTATATACATTGTGTTTTTCGTATTATTTACCTACAAAATGCCTAAATTATTGCGTACAAGACTAAACAGACGTGCGAGCATGTCCAGGATTACTTCTATCTACAATCCACTGAAAgcaaacgagaggagagaggagagaatcgagtctccttccaccacaccaccaccacaccaccaccaccaccaccaccaccaccaccaccaccagctgttgGTTGCTTCCTTGTCCAGTTCCAGCAATAGTGTCTTGGATAATGTTGAATCTGAGAGTTCTGTTGCATTGAGGAAGAGGCTAGTAGCTAATAAACTACCTGTTCTAACACCAACAAGTCATGAAAGTGGAATAATAAGCATCAGTTCTGTCAATTATATTGCCAGCAAAAAccaagtgtagtgtgtgtactGGAGCATCAGTTCTCTCAATGATTTTGCTGGCAAAATCATTGCGAGAACTGATGCTTATTATTCCACTTTCATGACTTGTTGGTGTTAGAACAGGTAGTTTATTAGCTACTAGCCTCTTCCTCAATTTAGCAGAACTCTCAGATTCAACATTAACCAAGAAACTATTGCTGGAACTGAACGGGGAAGCAACcaacagctggtggtggtggtggtggtcgtgttggtgctggtggaaGGAGACTGGattctctcctcacttctctcctctctcctctcatttgcGTTCAGTGGATTGTAGATAGAAACAATCCTGGACATGCTCGCACGTCTGTTTAGTCTTGTACGCGATAATTTAGGCATTTTGTGGGTATCAAGCCACCTCATGGGTCATGTGGAAGAGCCTGAACCTCCTAAGATTGATTTGCATAAAGCTTATTGTATGATATGACaacatttcccattttttcaatTGCCGTCACAGGAAAACATTTTGGTTACTGATTCCAtaattactgtattttttttattgattaccCAATTTCAAATCAGTTTGTTTTTTTGGAAATTACATTAAAAGACCTATAAAATTTATTAAGTAAAATTTTCTGAGAAATGGATTGTTATAGGAGTAAATCATAGCCAAACTTTAAGAGCCATTTTCTCAAGAATGGATTTTTGATGCATTTTGATGCTTCTATGAGtaactacattttttatttttaactaatttttattctgttaatttttctttgcagAGTATGGTGTGTAGATGATTTCTGTCTgataaattaattatatattaaaaaatacgGTTTACATGAAATTAAATTGAAagaattttttcatttttttcatatttttatttgtttatctaaaaaaagacaaaaacatttttttcaaatttcatTAATTTGTTTGATAGATATGGAAATCCTCTTTAAAATGATGTATGAAAATACACTGTATGACCAAAACTGATAAAGtagatgcaataaaaaaaaaataaataaaaataacgaaaaacaacaacaaattaataatCAAGATTTCTTAAAATTTGGTAGGGCTCATTTGTATGGTAGTTTTGACATTTTGATTAAGTTTCATTAAATTCCATTCACTTTTCTTCATGATTCATCAAACTCTATGCAGTCCCCTTAAACAATCGTGTAAACTGGGATGTCTTATACCAAAACTAACTAGTCTTGATTTCAGCTTAAGATTGGAGGGGGTTTTAATTATAAGTACTGTACATGTGAGGAAACATAGGAAGTTAAAAATTTtcctgttcatttatttctgttttccaCACACTTCTCTGAATCCTTAGAGGACAGTGTGTGCAGTCAAAGGTATTTGATTAAATGGCCATGGTTATGAAATACCATCTAAGTCTTGGGTTCTGATATTAAATGTGATTGCTGTACAATTATGCAATACTTGCAAATCATTGTACAGTATATTAGATACTGTAAGTGCTCTTCTTAAGTAGTATtactaattaagagagagagagagccatgaatttaatattataatataaaaaatcacAACAGATTACATCTAGAGCAGCAACACCAGAAGTACAGATATAAGAGCCATCACAAATCCAACCAAGTAGTAATGTTCTTGAGTCTGAGTGATCACCATGGAGTCCACTGAGGAAAGAATTGCAGCATCTCATTCTTGTACACTCCCTGTTATCCTTAGCTGCTATTCCCCCTTCTGATCCCAATCTCTATCCCATTTGCTCCCTCTTTGTCCCCTCATCCCATCCCTTCCAGTGTAATAGCAACTTTATTATGTAAGCAATGAAGCAGAATTGTCTACCAAACAATTAATGACCTgacctcagttttttttctgccatggtcctcacttatatatatatatatatatatatatatatatatatatatatatatatatatatatatatatatatatatatatacacacacacacacacacacacacacacacacacacacacacacacatatatatatatatatatatatatatatatatatatatatatatatatatatatatatatatatatatatatatatatatatatgtgtgtgtgtgtgtgtgtgtgtgtatatatatatatatatatatatatatatatatatatatatatatatatatatatatatatatatatatatatatatatatatatacacacacacacacacacacacacacacacacacacacacacacatatatatatatatatatatatatatatatatatatatatatatatatatatatatatatatatatatatatatatatatatatgtgtgtgtgtgtgtgtgtgtgtgtgtgtgtgtgtgtgtgtatatatatatatatatatatatatatatatatatatatatatatatatatatatatatatatatatatatatatatatacacaataggTAGGAGTTAATTCATATGGCCCTCAGTATGAAGTATATTATACGCGGCAGAGCCTCCCTCTGTCCGTCCTCTTGGTAGTGTTCATTACTGGGATAAAGAAGGCTGTTAGATAAATTAAAAGTATATGGATGACAGGTTGAAATAGGTTGGTTGGCTTTATACAGGGACTGTGACATGTAGCTTCCCTTAATGTACGATAAATGGGAAAACACCAGTGTATTCTGTACAAATAAAAGATGTTTCAAGTTGACGAAATAAGATGATTATGATAGTGAAGAAATGCGATTTGTGGGGAAAGCAATTAAGTAGATGTAAGATATAATTGGTGTAGCGAAATACTTAATGGAATTCATATGAATTATAATAGCTATGATATCACatataggagagagaaacaagaacaacaatgaaGTCAATGAATTATCCGCACATTTAAAGCTCCCGCGGATCACGTCCAAGGCCATTTCGGCAACACATCAAGAAGTGGCAGCGTCTTGCTCTGCGATGACGTCCAGAGAAGATCAGCTGATCATGGCGGTGGCCAAGTACATAGCCTTCGCCACATTTATCATTATGGCTGTGAGTATGGATTCCTTCCTGTCCTTACTATCAGAAGTGTTAGAGCAGAGTGGCGTGGTGGTATGGAGCGTGAGAGGTGTGGTGgtcagtgtgtggtggtggcgtggagtGGAGATGAGTGAGTGGTGACCTACGTACTCCGCAATCCCCGTGACTTGGCTGGTGTCGCCGAGTAGCAACACCACCTGGTCATTATATTGATGCAGAATGGATGACCGGCGGTATCTTGGTGTATTAGTGTGATTCTGTTATGTGTCACTTAGCAGGCTGTCGATGTGTAACTAGTAGCTATATTAGTATTTGATAGTTTTCCTCGTATATTGGATTATTGGATAGTACCTCTATTTTTGCACAACAGTCCTGGGAgtggatttattgttattgatatttcttttgattatttatttattttattttcatttatttatttattattttttttgtaagagtggTTTGGGAAAGGAAGCTATTTTGCTGTGACTCAAAATTATAGATGATTTGTAGTGGTAGACAATATTAAGTTCGTTATTTAAAATGAGAAATTAACTGATAAGTGTAACTAAAGGTATTATTTTACGCTTTGTCCAGTTGCAATATGGCTTTCCAACTCTTCTCATCAGTTAAAGACTCAAATTCTGATTAATTTTAACTCCATATTGACCAACCATATTATATAGGTATTCATCCACATTGCTGTACAGGTGAAACTAATTGCCAAACCCAAGTCACAGCTCCAGTAACTGGAAAAAATTGGTAAAAGTATAGTTTATCACAATATACCCtatcttgtgtttctcttctaTCCCTCATATGCTTGCCAACCTTGTAGGAAAGTGCAGTTGATTGATGATGGCAAAGGTTCATtattagaagcaagaaatagggcaaataggatcctgggttttataaatagaaatgttagttataaaagtaaggaagtggtgcgtagcttatataattcctatgttaggccccatttagagtattgcatacaggcctggtcaccccactataggcaggatatcaacatgttagaagcagttcagagaagagcaactaggatgataccagctttgaagcgcctggagtatagagatagattaaaggcattaaacatgttttcatttgagaggagatgtataagagggatatgatagagtta encodes:
- the LOC123505912 gene encoding 60S ribosome subunit biogenesis protein NIP7 homolog; the encoded protein is MRPLKNEETVLVFTKLKKYIGSNVRALLERSDGLYCFRLHNGRIYYVKEDIMKFAATLPRDNIVSLGVCFGKITKGGKFLLHITALDFLHPYCQNKIWIKESAEQNFMYGNHVYKSGLSRISENTPKYAGVVVLSSKDIPLGFGVAAKATAECRHADPMDIICFHQADIGEYVRNEEALI